A window of Polaribacter litorisediminis contains these coding sequences:
- the rmuC gene encoding DNA recombination protein RmuC, protein MTELITYSLIALIFSLIGFLIGKLLSKVNFEKEKTNIEKEKATLAERVAILQQSKDMVDDNYIEVQKEIKAHQKEKESLITLNTRQDSEIQHLRLKLAEHTQEVEKLQDKFTKEFENLANKILEEKSNKFTLQNKENLKIILNPLQEKIKVFEDKVDQTHKESIDYHAALRQQILGLKELNQQMSKDTLNLTKALKGDSKMQGNWGELVLERVLEKSGLEKDREYYVQQSFTTEDNKRVLPDVVIHLPDNKKMIIDSKVSLTAYERFINEDDEGLKELFLKDHVISLKRHIDQLSGKKYEDLYQIESPDFVLLFIPIEPAFAVALNTDNHLYNKAFEKNIVIVTPATLLATLRTIDSMWNNEKQQRNALEIAKQAGALYDKFDGLLKDLVGIGKRIDESKKEYSNAMNKLFDGRGNLINSVEKLKKMGAKAKKSLPENIIDRAKRED, encoded by the coding sequence ATGACAGAATTAATTACATACTCTTTAATAGCACTGATTTTTAGCCTGATAGGTTTTCTTATAGGAAAACTATTATCAAAAGTAAACTTCGAAAAAGAGAAAACAAATATCGAAAAAGAGAAAGCTACTTTAGCAGAACGTGTTGCTATATTGCAACAATCTAAAGATATGGTAGACGATAATTATATTGAAGTTCAAAAAGAGATCAAGGCGCATCAAAAAGAGAAAGAATCCTTAATAACACTCAATACGCGTCAGGATTCAGAAATACAACATTTACGATTAAAATTAGCAGAACATACACAAGAAGTTGAGAAATTACAAGATAAGTTTACCAAAGAATTTGAAAATTTAGCCAATAAAATTTTAGAAGAAAAATCAAATAAATTCACCCTACAAAATAAAGAGAATTTAAAAATTATCTTGAATCCGCTTCAAGAAAAAATAAAAGTTTTTGAGGATAAAGTAGACCAAACCCACAAAGAAAGTATTGATTATCATGCTGCTTTACGTCAGCAAATTTTAGGCTTAAAAGAACTGAATCAGCAAATGAGTAAAGACACTTTAAATTTAACAAAAGCTTTAAAAGGCGATAGTAAAATGCAAGGTAACTGGGGAGAACTTGTCTTAGAACGTGTTTTAGAAAAATCTGGTTTAGAGAAAGATAGGGAGTATTATGTGCAGCAAAGCTTTACTACAGAAGACAACAAAAGAGTTTTACCTGATGTAGTGATTCACCTACCCGATAACAAAAAAATGATTATAGATTCTAAAGTTTCCTTAACAGCCTATGAACGTTTTATAAATGAAGATGATGAAGGTTTAAAAGAACTATTTCTAAAAGACCATGTAATTTCCTTAAAACGACATATCGATCAATTATCAGGAAAAAAATATGAAGATTTATATCAAATTGAATCTCCAGATTTTGTGTTACTTTTTATTCCTATTGAACCCGCTTTTGCAGTTGCTTTGAATACTGATAATCATCTCTATAACAAAGCCTTTGAAAAAAACATTGTTATCGTAACTCCTGCTACCTTATTAGCAACCTTGCGTACCATTGATTCTATGTGGAATAATGAAAAACAGCAAAGAAATGCCTTAGAAATTGCGAAGCAAGCTGGTGCATTATACGATAAGTTTGACGGACTTTTAAAAGATTTAGTAGGTATTGGAAAACGAATTGATGAAAGCAAAAAAGAATATTCTAATGCAATGAACAAACTTTTTGATGGGAGAGGAAATTTAATAAATTCTGTTGAAAAATTAAAGAAAATGGGCGCAAAAGCCAAAAAATCGCTTCCTGAAAACATTATTGATCGAGCCAAAAGAGAAGATTAA
- a CDS encoding cation:proton antiporter, producing MDAYFIATVLIFLSAIFGYINVRFLKMPNTIGLMIITIIFTLIILLISVFDTTLLELEKSIISSIDFKTVLLDEMLSFLLFAGALHTNFEQLKIQRWPILLFSTLGVLTSTFLVGIAMFFILQVLSFEVNFIYCLLFGALISPTDPIAVLGILKQAGVPKKLETKIVGESLFNDGVGVVVFLTIFQIAKSGVEHTSAIDIMQLFGQEVLGGIALGAVLGWVSYKLLKTIDDYDIEVIITLAAVMGGTVIAHKLHLSAPLAMVTAGLIVGNDTVRSATMSDNTEKYVDKFWELIDILLNAVLFVLIGMEMLLLVFEGKYIIVGIIAIPVVLFCRYISLFLPINLFKKKLDFVPKTNLIMTWGGLRGGISIALALGLSDDMHRDLFLVITYIVVVFSIIVQGLTVGKLVDKYKKEV from the coding sequence ATGGATGCTTATTTTATTGCGACAGTTTTAATATTTTTATCTGCAATTTTCGGATATATCAATGTTCGATTTTTAAAGATGCCGAATACTATTGGATTAATGATTATTACCATTATTTTTACTTTAATTATTCTTTTGATTAGTGTTTTTGATACTACGTTATTAGAGCTCGAAAAATCTATTATTTCTAGTATCGATTTTAAAACAGTTTTGCTAGATGAAATGTTAAGCTTCTTATTATTTGCAGGAGCCTTACATACTAATTTTGAGCAATTAAAAATTCAGCGATGGCCAATTCTTCTATTTTCTACCCTAGGGGTTTTGACTTCAACTTTTTTAGTTGGTATAGCAATGTTTTTTATATTGCAGGTTTTAAGTTTTGAAGTAAATTTTATTTACTGTCTTTTATTCGGAGCTTTAATTTCGCCCACAGATCCTATTGCCGTTTTGGGAATTTTAAAGCAAGCTGGTGTCCCAAAAAAATTAGAAACAAAAATTGTTGGAGAATCTTTGTTTAATGATGGAGTAGGAGTTGTTGTCTTTTTAACCATTTTTCAAATTGCAAAATCGGGTGTAGAGCATACAAGTGCCATCGATATTATGCAATTATTTGGACAAGAAGTTTTGGGCGGAATTGCTTTAGGCGCTGTATTGGGTTGGGTTTCTTACAAATTATTAAAGACCATTGATGATTATGATATTGAGGTAATTATAACGTTAGCCGCTGTTATGGGCGGAACTGTAATTGCACATAAATTACATTTGTCTGCACCTTTGGCGATGGTTACTGCTGGTTTAATTGTTGGTAATGATACTGTTAGGTCTGCTACAATGTCTGACAATACAGAAAAATATGTTGATAAATTTTGGGAATTGATTGATATTCTCTTAAACGCCGTGCTATTTGTTTTAATTGGTATGGAAATGTTACTTTTAGTATTCGAGGGGAAATACATAATTGTAGGTATTATTGCAATTCCTGTAGTATTATTTTGCAGGTATATTTCTTTATTTTTACCCATAAATTTATTTAAAAAGAAACTAGATTTTGTGCCAAAAACCAATTTAATTATGACTTGGGGAGGTTTAAGAGGAGGAATTTCTATAGCTTTGGCCTTAGGTCTCTCTGATGATATGCACCGTGATTTATTTTTGGTGATTACCTATATTGTGGTCGTTTTTTCTATCATCGTTCAAGGTTTAACAGTGGGGAAACTGGTTGATAAATATAAAAAAGAAGTATAA
- the glyA gene encoding serine hydroxymethyltransferase, producing the protein MQVDNQIFDLIQEEKERQLNGLELIASENFVSDQVMLAQGSILTNKYAEGYPGKRYYGGCEIVDIVEQIAIDRAKELFGAEYVNVQPHSGSQANTAVFFACLKPGDTILGFDLSHGGHLTHGSSVNFSGKLYNPTFYGVEKETGVLNYDKIQETATKEQPKLIIAGASAYSRDIDFKRFREIADSVGAILMADISHPAGLIAKGILNDPLPHCHIVTSTTHKTLRGPRGGIIMLGKDFENPFGETLKSGKPKMMSTLLNSAVFPGNQGGPLEHVIAAKAIAFGEALTDEFLEYQIQVKENAAAMAKEFVAKGYDLISGGTDNHCMLIDLRNKNISGKDAEIALGKADITVNKNMVPFDDKSPFVTSGIRIGTPAITTRGLKTEDMKAVVDFIDEAIQNADNDEALHEISERVSDMMGSRRLFVM; encoded by the coding sequence ATGCAAGTAGACAATCAAATCTTTGACCTTATTCAGGAAGAAAAGGAAAGACAATTAAATGGTTTAGAATTAATTGCTTCAGAAAATTTTGTAAGTGATCAAGTGATGTTAGCACAAGGTTCTATTTTAACTAATAAATATGCCGAAGGATATCCTGGAAAAAGATATTATGGTGGTTGTGAAATTGTTGATATTGTAGAGCAAATTGCTATTGATAGAGCTAAGGAATTATTTGGTGCGGAATATGTAAACGTTCAACCTCATTCTGGTTCTCAAGCAAATACTGCCGTATTTTTTGCATGTTTAAAACCTGGTGATACGATTTTAGGATTCGATTTATCTCACGGAGGTCATTTAACACATGGATCTTCTGTAAATTTTTCGGGTAAATTATACAATCCAACTTTTTATGGCGTAGAAAAAGAAACAGGAGTTTTAAATTATGATAAAATTCAGGAAACGGCTACGAAAGAGCAACCTAAATTAATTATTGCCGGTGCTTCTGCATACTCTAGAGATATTGATTTTAAACGTTTTAGAGAAATTGCTGATTCTGTGGGAGCTATTTTAATGGCCGATATTTCACATCCTGCCGGTTTAATTGCCAAAGGAATTTTAAACGATCCATTACCACATTGTCATATTGTTACTTCTACAACACACAAAACATTGCGTGGACCAAGAGGGGGAATTATTATGCTAGGTAAAGATTTTGAAAATCCGTTTGGTGAAACTTTAAAAAGTGGAAAACCAAAAATGATGTCTACCTTATTAAATTCTGCTGTTTTTCCTGGTAATCAAGGAGGACCTTTAGAGCATGTTATTGCTGCCAAGGCAATTGCTTTTGGTGAGGCTTTGACAGATGAGTTTTTAGAATATCAAATTCAAGTAAAAGAAAATGCCGCTGCCATGGCAAAAGAATTTGTTGCCAAAGGATATGATTTAATCTCCGGAGGAACAGACAATCACTGTATGCTCATTGACTTACGTAACAAAAATATTTCTGGAAAAGATGCGGAAATTGCTTTAGGCAAGGCAGACATCACCGTAAATAAAAATATGGTTCCTTTTGATGATAAATCTCCATTTGTAACTTCAGGAATCCGAATTGGAACGCCTGCCATTACGACAAGAGGTTTAAAAACAGAAGATATGAAAGCAGTGGTTGATTTTATTGACGAAGCGATACAAAATGCAGATAATGATGAGGCATTGCACGAAATAAGTGAAAGAGTTTCTGATATGATGGGATCGCGCAGGTTATTTGTAATGTAA
- the fahA gene encoding fumarylacetoacetase — MIITANNPKRKSWLKVKENSDFPIQNIPFGVFITRDDIITIGSRIGDFAIDLGAFHQLGYFDGIPLTDDIFLQDNLNDFIADGRKTWRLVRNRIAEVFDVTNGLLRDNAAHKDKIIFRMDEVEMLLPVAVGDYTDFYSSKEHATNVGSLFRDPENALLPNWLHIPVGYHGRSSSIVPSGTKIRRPYGQTKPSEGSNVPNFGPSKLIDFELEMAFITTDANVLGDRIPIEETEEYIFGLVQFNDWSARDIQAWEYVPLGPFLGKSFASTISPWIVTLDALEPFRTENPKQLQEPLPYLKQEGKGSYDIHLQVGIQPENGEETVVANSNFKYMYWTMAQQLAHHTVNGCPVEAGDMMGSGTISGPTKDSYGSMLELTWKGQNPITLKDGTTRKFINDNDTVIMRAHCKNDKVRIGFGECVGKILPAK, encoded by the coding sequence ATGATTATCACAGCAAATAATCCTAAAAGAAAATCTTGGCTTAAAGTAAAAGAGAATTCAGATTTTCCAATACAAAATATTCCTTTTGGCGTTTTTATCACCAGAGACGACATTATTACTATTGGTAGTAGAATTGGTGATTTTGCCATCGATTTAGGTGCATTTCATCAATTAGGTTATTTTGATGGAATTCCTTTAACAGACGATATATTTTTACAAGATAATTTAAATGATTTTATTGCTGATGGGCGTAAAACATGGCGTTTGGTTAGAAATAGAATTGCAGAAGTTTTTGATGTTACCAATGGTCTGTTAAGAGATAATGCCGCTCATAAGGATAAAATTATCTTTAGAATGGATGAAGTAGAAATGTTATTGCCAGTTGCTGTTGGCGATTATACAGATTTTTACTCTAGTAAAGAACATGCTACAAATGTGGGTTCTCTTTTTAGAGATCCAGAAAATGCATTGTTGCCAAATTGGTTGCATATTCCGGTTGGTTATCATGGTAGAAGTTCTTCTATTGTGCCTTCAGGAACTAAAATTAGAAGACCTTACGGACAAACAAAGCCTTCTGAAGGAAGTAATGTTCCAAATTTTGGACCTAGTAAATTAATAGATTTTGAGCTAGAAATGGCTTTTATTACTACGGATGCTAATGTTTTAGGAGATAGAATTCCGATTGAAGAAACAGAAGAATATATTTTTGGTTTGGTACAATTTAATGATTGGTCTGCTAGAGATATTCAAGCTTGGGAATATGTGCCTTTAGGTCCTTTTTTAGGAAAAAGCTTTGCTTCTACAATTTCTCCTTGGATTGTTACTTTAGATGCTTTAGAACCTTTCAGAACCGAAAATCCAAAACAACTACAAGAACCACTACCCTATTTAAAACAAGAAGGAAAAGGAAGTTATGACATCCATTTACAAGTAGGAATTCAACCTGAAAACGGCGAAGAAACTGTCGTTGCAAATTCCAATTTTAAATATATGTATTGGACTATGGCGCAACAATTAGCGCATCATACTGTAAATGGTTGCCCGGTTGAAGCTGGAGATATGATGGGGTCTGGAACGATTTCTGGTCCAACTAAAGACAGTTACGGTTCTATGTTAGAATTAACTTGGAAAGGACAAAACCCAATTACATTAAAAGACGGAACAACCCGTAAATTTATCAATGATAATGATACTGTAATTATGCGTGCACATTGTAAAAACGATAAAGTACGCATTGGTTTTGGTGAATGTGTAGGTAAAATTTTACCTGCAAAATAG
- a CDS encoding beta-lactamase family protein, which produces MINGLKNISKNHKNRPDGTYSWSGAFSTVFWIDPTNDLIVIQLRQVLQSPNNNGINSKLEKIVYSAFKN; this is translated from the coding sequence TTGATAAATGGTTTAAAAAACATTTCAAAAAACCATAAGAACAGACCAGACGGAACTTATAGTTGGTCAGGTGCTTTTAGTACTGTTTTTTGGATTGACCCAACAAATGATCTGATAGTAATTCAATTAAGACAAGTGCTACAATCTCCTAATAACAATGGTATTAATTCAAAATTAGAAAAAATAGTATATAGCGCTTTTAAAAACTAA
- a CDS encoding FUSC family protein gives MKNKLKELRLFIKQTDFDKGIKLGIAIAIPFAILYFLGYSEFAPAIAIGVLLNSSGDIPGSKKRKINAILISILLTSVITATILFLKPFLPFLLVALALISFLVSIISVYGFRASLVSFSGLLAMVISFAIQKQTAQSIFIQVGLTAIGGLWYLIVSLIIQQLAPKREQNQLLADTLSLLGAYLKLRAKLLTKKTNRDEIFRETLALQTQINEKHETLREILLTARKRSGRSRFEEKQLLILVSSIKIFELIEAKRLDYKLIDRIFGEHKSFLKASKNLNKVMGNHMILLSELLIQNKKIPNKETLLTALSKANDAIVSYIDTFKLPEAREGALILKNLYDYQEQLLQEIRTIRRVLANVHDASKISLKREDSSQFLTLQEYRWNVLTQNLSLNSKMFRHSFRLTIAILFTYLLGFILEIQNAYWIMLTVIVIMRPNYGLTKERSKDRVIGTIIGAFIAFCIVLLTQNEIVYSVLAFISLILSFSLLQQNYKSAATFVTISIIFLYSLMNPNAFEVIQYRVLDTVIGAAIAVVANYIILPTWEADNLKQVLLNALKMNKNYLVAAQVLYENSTTQKLDYNLARKDAFLAVSNLNASFQRLTQDPKSKQKEFELIYEIVTINQTMIAAIAAIGNFIINHKTTPASEDFKQLINTISENLQSSSDILKHKKIEKEVCKEKNEEAQDKLFDTYKKLSNLRDENIKKGKKELDTETLHQLQEAYLISNHLNWLKSLSESLKKAIGKYTSIILE, from the coding sequence TTGAAAAACAAACTAAAAGAATTAAGATTATTTATAAAACAAACTGATTTTGATAAAGGAATTAAATTAGGAATTGCAATCGCAATTCCTTTTGCAATCTTATATTTTTTAGGATATTCTGAATTTGCACCTGCAATTGCTATTGGTGTGCTTTTAAATTCCTCAGGTGATATTCCTGGAAGTAAAAAACGTAAAATAAACGCAATTCTTATTAGTATCCTTTTAACAAGTGTAATCACTGCAACTATATTATTTTTAAAACCATTTTTACCTTTTTTATTAGTTGCGCTGGCACTCATTTCATTTTTAGTTTCCATAATTTCTGTTTATGGTTTTAGAGCATCTTTGGTGTCTTTTTCTGGTTTGTTAGCTATGGTGATTTCATTTGCGATTCAAAAGCAAACAGCACAAAGTATTTTTATTCAAGTAGGTTTAACAGCCATTGGTGGTCTTTGGTATTTAATTGTATCTCTTATAATTCAACAGTTAGCTCCCAAAAGAGAACAAAATCAATTATTGGCAGATACACTTTCTCTTTTAGGGGCTTATTTAAAATTGCGCGCAAAATTGTTGACTAAGAAAACAAATCGTGATGAAATTTTTAGAGAAACACTAGCGCTACAAACTCAAATTAATGAGAAACATGAAACCTTAAGAGAAATATTATTAACCGCAAGGAAACGTTCAGGCAGATCTCGTTTTGAAGAAAAACAGTTATTAATTTTAGTATCTAGTATTAAAATTTTTGAGCTTATAGAAGCAAAGCGTTTAGATTATAAGTTAATTGATCGAATATTTGGCGAGCATAAGAGCTTTTTAAAAGCTTCAAAAAACTTAAATAAAGTTATGGGGAACCATATGATACTTTTATCAGAGTTATTAATTCAGAATAAAAAAATACCAAATAAAGAAACATTATTAACTGCTTTATCAAAAGCAAACGACGCTATCGTAAGTTATATTGATACTTTCAAATTACCTGAAGCAAGAGAAGGCGCTTTAATTTTAAAAAACTTGTATGATTATCAAGAGCAATTATTGCAAGAAATTAGAACAATAAGAAGAGTTTTAGCAAATGTGCATGATGCTTCTAAAATATCTTTAAAAAGAGAAGATTCTAGTCAATTTTTAACACTACAAGAATATAGATGGAATGTTTTAACGCAAAATTTAAGTTTAAATTCTAAAATGTTTAGACACTCGTTTCGTCTGACTATTGCAATTCTCTTTACTTATCTTTTAGGTTTCATTTTAGAAATTCAAAATGCTTATTGGATTATGTTAACTGTAATTGTAATTATGAGACCTAATTATGGCTTGACAAAAGAACGATCAAAAGATAGAGTTATCGGAACAATTATTGGCGCATTCATTGCTTTTTGTATTGTTTTATTAACTCAGAACGAAATCGTTTACTCAGTTCTAGCTTTTATTTCTTTGATATTATCTTTTTCTTTACTTCAGCAAAATTATAAGTCTGCTGCCACATTTGTAACCATTAGTATCATTTTTTTATATTCCTTAATGAACCCTAATGCTTTTGAAGTAATTCAGTATCGTGTTTTAGATACCGTTATTGGAGCTGCTATTGCGGTAGTTGCTAACTATATAATACTGCCAACTTGGGAAGCTGATAATTTAAAACAGGTTCTTTTAAATGCTTTGAAGATGAATAAAAATTACCTTGTAGCAGCGCAAGTATTATATGAAAATTCAACCACGCAAAAACTTGATTACAATTTAGCAAGAAAAGATGCTTTTCTTGCCGTAAGTAATTTGAACGCATCTTTTCAAAGATTAACCCAAGATCCTAAATCAAAACAAAAAGAATTTGAATTAATTTATGAGATTGTAACCATCAATCAAACGATGATTGCCGCAATTGCTGCAATTGGTAATTTTATCATCAATCATAAAACGACACCTGCCTCAGAAGATTTTAAACAACTAATCAATACTATTTCTGAAAACTTACAGTCGTCCTCTGATATTTTAAAACATAAAAAAATCGAGAAAGAAGTTTGCAAAGAGAAAAATGAAGAAGCCCAAGATAAATTATTTGATACCTATAAAAAACTATCAAATTTAAGAGATGAAAATATCAAAAAAGGCAAAAAGGAATTAGATACAGAAACCTTACATCAACTTCAAGAAGCCTATCTTATATCGAATCATTTGAATTGGTTAAAATCACTTTCCGAAAGTCTAAAAAAAGCAATTGGAAAGTATACCTCTATTATTTTGGAATAA
- a CDS encoding deoxyhypusine synthase family protein — MNKPITNFIEKYFLHFNAAALVDAAKGYEAQLNKGSKMLVSLAGAMSTAELGKIFAEMIRQDKVQIISCTGANLEEDVMNLVAHSHYKRVPNYRDLTAQDEWDLLEKGLNRVTDTCIPEEEAFRRIQEHIVKIWKDAEANGQRYLPHEYMYKLLLSGVLEQYYEIDIKDSWMYAAAEKNLPIICPGWEDSTMGNIFASYVLKGELKASTVKSGIEYMTFLADWYTNNSENGIGFFQIGGGIAGDFPICVVPMLYQDMERPETPFWSYFCQISDSTTSYGSYSGAVPNEKITWGKLDIDTPKFIIESDATIVAPLIFAYLLEM, encoded by the coding sequence ATGAACAAACCAATTACAAATTTTATAGAAAAATACTTTTTACACTTTAATGCTGCGGCTTTAGTAGATGCTGCAAAAGGGTATGAAGCACAATTAAACAAAGGCTCTAAAATGTTAGTTTCTTTAGCAGGAGCCATGAGTACTGCGGAATTAGGAAAGATTTTTGCTGAAATGATTCGTCAAGATAAAGTGCAAATTATTTCTTGTACAGGTGCCAATTTAGAAGAAGATGTGATGAATTTAGTCGCACATTCTCACTACAAACGTGTACCCAATTATAGAGATTTAACAGCACAAGACGAATGGGATTTATTAGAAAAAGGCTTAAACCGAGTTACAGATACTTGTATTCCTGAAGAAGAAGCGTTTAGAAGAATTCAAGAACATATTGTAAAAATATGGAAAGATGCAGAAGCGAATGGACAACGTTATTTACCACATGAATACATGTATAAATTATTACTTTCTGGAGTTTTAGAGCAATATTATGAGATAGACATCAAAGATTCTTGGATGTATGCAGCAGCAGAGAAAAACCTGCCTATTATTTGTCCTGGTTGGGAAGACTCTACCATGGGAAATATTTTTGCTTCGTATGTTTTAAAAGGCGAATTAAAAGCCAGTACTGTAAAATCTGGAATTGAATATATGACGTTCTTAGCCGATTGGTATACAAACAATTCTGAAAACGGAATAGGATTTTTCCAAATAGGAGGAGGCATTGCAGGAGATTTTCCTATTTGTGTAGTGCCAATGTTATATCAAGATATGGAAAGACCAGAAACACCATTTTGGAGCTATTTCTGTCAAATTTCAGATTCCACCACAAGCTATGGTTCCTATTCTGGAGCTGTACCTAATGAGAAAATTACTTGGGGTAAATTAGATATAGATACCCCAAAGTTTATCATAGAAAGTGATGCCACCATTGTAGCACCTTTAATTTTTGCTTATTTATTAGAAATGTAG
- a CDS encoding carbon-nitrogen hydrolase family protein, whose protein sequence is MKVENIENIELQYLTINDYQELKQAMIEVYANMQSTHWEEPQIQALISKFPDGQVVIKINGELAGCALSLRVDYDQFDDHHTYKEITGNYTFNTHSNVGDVLYGIDVFIMPKYRGLRLGRRLYDYRKELCEKLNLRGIAFGGRIPNYHKHSHLISPKEYIEKVKRKEIHDPVLNFQISNDFHPSKVMKGYIEGDADSNDFAVLLEWNNVYYQKESTKAVIKKKVVRLGLIQWQMRLYKNLEELMQQAEYFVDAVSAYRSDFALFPEFFNAPLMADNNHLPESKAIRELAKYTPEIVQKFSELAISYNINIITGSFPELIDGMLYNVGYLCRRDGSTERYEKLHVTPDEAKVWGMQGGNELKTFDTDCGKIGVLICYDSEFPELSRILAAEGMDILFVPFLTDTQNGYSRVRHCAQARAIENECYVAIAGSVGNLPKVNNMDIQFAQSMVFTPCDFSFPANGIKAEATTNTEMILIADVDLDLLKDLNQFGSVRNLKDRRTDIYEVNKLQKK, encoded by the coding sequence ATGAAAGTCGAAAACATAGAAAATATAGAACTGCAGTATTTAACGATTAACGATTATCAAGAGTTAAAACAGGCGATGATAGAGGTGTATGCAAATATGCAAAGCACCCATTGGGAAGAGCCTCAAATACAAGCACTAATTAGTAAGTTTCCTGATGGACAGGTGGTTATAAAAATTAATGGTGAGCTTGCTGGTTGTGCACTTTCATTAAGAGTAGATTATGATCAGTTTGACGATCATCATACCTATAAAGAAATTACGGGTAATTATACCTTTAATACACATAGCAATGTAGGCGATGTTTTATATGGAATTGATGTTTTTATCATGCCTAAATATCGAGGTTTACGATTGGGAAGAAGATTGTATGATTACCGTAAAGAATTATGCGAAAAGTTGAATTTAAGAGGCATTGCTTTTGGAGGAAGAATTCCTAATTATCATAAACATTCACACTTAATTTCTCCAAAAGAATATATAGAAAAAGTAAAACGTAAAGAAATTCACGATCCCGTTTTAAACTTTCAAATCTCTAACGATTTTCATCCTTCAAAAGTGATGAAAGGCTATATAGAAGGAGATGCAGATTCTAACGATTTTGCTGTTTTACTAGAGTGGAACAATGTGTATTACCAAAAGGAATCTACAAAAGCCGTTATTAAGAAGAAAGTAGTTCGCTTAGGTTTGATTCAGTGGCAAATGCGTTTGTACAAAAACTTAGAAGAATTGATGCAGCAAGCAGAATATTTTGTAGATGCAGTTTCTGCATACAGATCAGACTTTGCCTTGTTTCCTGAGTTTTTTAACGCGCCTTTAATGGCGGATAATAATCATTTACCAGAGTCGAAAGCCATTAGAGAATTGGCAAAATATACACCAGAAATTGTACAGAAATTTTCTGAATTAGCTATTTCCTATAATATTAATATCATCACAGGAAGTTTCCCAGAATTAATAGACGGAATGTTATACAATGTTGGGTATTTGTGCAGAAGAGATGGCTCTACAGAACGTTATGAAAAATTACACGTAACTCCAGACGAAGCGAAAGTATGGGGAATGCAAGGTGGAAATGAGCTAAAAACATTTGATACAGATTGCGGGAAAATTGGCGTTTTAATTTGTTATGATTCAGAATTTCCAGAATTAAGCAGAATTTTAGCAGCAGAAGGAATGGATATTTTATTTGTTCCATTTTTAACCGATACGCAAAATGGATACTCTAGAGTAAGACATTGTGCACAAGCAAGAGCCATAGAAAACGAGTGTTATGTTGCCATTGCAGGTAGTGTTGGTAATTTACCAAAAGTAAACAATATGGATATTCAGTTTGCACAATCTATGGTGTTTACACCTTGTGATTTTTCATTTCCGGCAAACGGAATTAAAGCAGAAGCAACCACAAATACGGAAATGATTTTAATTGCGGATGTAGATTTAGATTTGCTGAAAGATTTGAATCAATTTGGAAGTGTTCGAAATTTAAAAGATAGAAGAACAGATATTTATGAAGTAAATAAACTTCAAAAAAAATAA